One Candidatus Cardinium hertigii DNA window includes the following coding sequences:
- a CDS encoding sodium:solute symporter family transporter — MILCNNVPFVMVAFFLLLTLIVGLYYSRKATTFREYAIGNKQFATATLVATTLATAFGGGVLVSTVEQVHKLGLYYICYLPITNSISLWIISLLAVRMGPFMENLSLPETIGDVYGKYPRVITALASIGASVASLATQIIVMSQTISMCVDFLNFHIVTVFATLTLVFYSSFGGIRAVTFTDVMQFITFTIIIPLLALFMLHKVNKPVVEIISCLQRKEKFQFSNVFHFDIKLVAMITLILSNIMSWIEPTTMQKVYMSSGPIQARKVFEYASFFSFIIMGFIILIGLFIFVVSPELPVTGIWDFIMVNIPSFLKGFVCISLFAMTMSTADSELSTCSVMISHDILESLRNVKGTSYTKRVWVARLTTVILGLSAMFLAFKYNDLLELLFLVFDFSVPIVTAPFILIIFGFRGTSRTALIGMATGILAILSWNHWIKPMTAIDGAFFCMLANGLAMLAAHYLLPHPAGTGWVPPDKIYLQKQQEKKRIAKRNKKERAIFFTKENLAKLKPSAITLVLVGIYLVVSSLVSICYYNAQTKTVWACIPFFMLGVAYIGYVAFFANKIPDGAIGKYWFISVLVGFPLHLLLSCCLCETLLVPFILFFTHGTVLLWTLPFYWSLRALAITTGGILIAICCCKATVVWPDPMIVLPLVGVGSFLVMSVVYFKKQNRIQQERVAYFLQKQATQEAYELKKLAYSEELPTASPQNTLAQEGTILEKAIQNVTQSIAFVDSTTPFLKEDFQSIIDKFAGWAYYFRSRAKRQDQLLLQPTAIPLEALIDAGEVAYQKEKGYLPGLWVEEVVNIPDTMLGDREQLVRLLFLALNHVRQSSASFRSPITLQLQLTQLRYKKREPLEADGDPDCISFPALALILCVGEKSMPTLQAVYDVEDASTTQPMDPFVSPQMVNLRKENLASIVHAHYGLLLLPHAEQLVCLLPLDVSQVREEMLALSLPREAGTQEEDSITPHEKTASLARLSSFHDWIPSFESIDPFLIAEILLLLRRCYGFKRHASGQLFYVRAVGIAEWVAAWTDGHAKLVYATLLYDLVRYTRLPLSYIKANYHLIVYCFVENTIAIDSRKRLEESLLAIANRLKESLQKEHISVLYVKLAERLYDLKQASGYKDPTIVQAMAKESLTIDVELAQRYGEPGMAILLKHAAEEALAGAKPTEPEEGMNP, encoded by the coding sequence ATGATACTATGTAACAATGTACCATTTGTAATGGTAGCGTTTTTCTTGCTATTAACTTTAATAGTAGGCCTTTATTACAGTAGAAAAGCAACTACTTTTCGGGAATATGCCATAGGAAATAAACAATTTGCTACAGCTACGTTAGTGGCAACTACATTAGCCACTGCTTTTGGAGGAGGAGTATTGGTGTCTACCGTAGAACAGGTTCATAAACTTGGTTTGTATTATATATGTTATTTACCTATAACAAATAGTATTAGTCTTTGGATCATTAGCTTACTAGCTGTCCGTATGGGGCCGTTTATGGAAAACCTTTCTTTACCAGAAACTATCGGTGATGTATATGGTAAGTACCCAAGAGTTATTACAGCCCTTGCTAGCATTGGCGCTTCTGTTGCTAGTCTTGCTACGCAAATTATTGTAATGTCCCAAACAATCAGTATGTGTGTAGACTTCTTAAATTTCCACATTGTTACCGTTTTTGCAACATTAACACTTGTTTTTTATTCTAGCTTTGGAGGGATTCGTGCCGTTACCTTTACGGATGTAATGCAATTTATAACCTTTACTATAATTATACCCCTGTTGGCTTTGTTTATGTTACATAAAGTTAACAAGCCAGTGGTAGAAATTATTTCCTGCTTACAAAGAAAAGAAAAGTTTCAGTTTAGTAACGTATTCCATTTTGATATTAAACTAGTGGCAATGATCACATTGATTTTATCAAACATAATGTCTTGGATAGAACCAACCACTATGCAAAAAGTATATATGTCTTCCGGCCCTATCCAAGCAAGAAAAGTTTTTGAGTATGCTAGTTTTTTTAGTTTTATTATAATGGGGTTCATCATTTTGATTGGGCTATTTATTTTTGTTGTGTCACCAGAATTGCCGGTAACAGGTATTTGGGATTTCATAATGGTCAACATTCCCTCTTTTTTAAAAGGATTTGTTTGTATCAGTTTGTTCGCTATGACGATGTCAACGGCTGATTCTGAACTAAGTACTTGTTCTGTTATGATTAGCCATGATATTTTAGAGAGTTTACGGAATGTAAAGGGAACTTCTTATACCAAGAGAGTTTGGGTGGCTAGACTCACCACTGTAATTTTAGGTTTATCTGCTATGTTTTTAGCGTTTAAGTATAATGATTTATTAGAGCTATTATTTTTAGTTTTTGATTTTTCTGTACCTATTGTAACAGCTCCTTTTATATTAATTATTTTTGGATTTAGAGGAACATCCCGTACAGCCTTAATAGGTATGGCTACTGGCATATTAGCTATTTTATCTTGGAATCACTGGATTAAACCAATGACTGCTATAGATGGTGCTTTCTTTTGCATGCTGGCCAACGGTTTAGCCATGCTAGCAGCCCACTACCTATTGCCGCACCCAGCAGGAACCGGCTGGGTGCCTCCTGATAAAATTTATCTACAAAAGCAACAAGAAAAGAAAAGAATTGCGAAGCGTAATAAAAAAGAACGTGCCATTTTTTTTACAAAAGAAAATTTAGCCAAGCTGAAACCCAGTGCCATTACATTGGTATTAGTAGGGATTTATTTGGTTGTATCTAGTTTAGTTAGCATCTGTTATTACAACGCGCAAACAAAGACAGTATGGGCATGTATTCCCTTTTTTATGTTAGGGGTTGCTTATATAGGCTATGTAGCCTTCTTTGCTAACAAAATCCCAGATGGGGCAATAGGAAAATATTGGTTTATAAGTGTATTAGTTGGATTCCCGCTCCATCTCCTCCTTAGCTGTTGTCTTTGCGAAACACTTTTAGTCCCCTTTATTTTATTTTTTACCCATGGAACAGTTCTATTGTGGACACTTCCGTTCTATTGGAGCCTAAGAGCGCTAGCTATTACGACAGGGGGTATACTAATAGCTATTTGCTGTTGTAAAGCAACGGTAGTATGGCCTGATCCTATGATAGTATTGCCTTTGGTAGGAGTGGGCTCATTTCTAGTAATGTCAGTTGTGTATTTTAAAAAACAAAATAGAATTCAGCAGGAACGGGTAGCCTATTTCCTGCAGAAACAAGCTACACAAGAAGCCTATGAACTAAAAAAATTAGCCTATAGTGAAGAACTCCCTACTGCTTCCCCCCAAAATACCTTAGCCCAAGAGGGAACTATTTTAGAAAAAGCCATCCAAAATGTTACGCAATCTATTGCCTTTGTAGATAGTACCACTCCCTTCCTTAAGGAAGACTTCCAAAGCATCATCGATAAATTTGCAGGATGGGCTTACTATTTTAGATCACGAGCCAAACGCCAAGACCAGCTTCTTTTACAACCGACTGCTATCCCATTAGAAGCGCTTATCGATGCAGGAGAGGTAGCCTACCAAAAAGAAAAAGGTTACTTACCTGGTTTATGGGTAGAGGAAGTCGTAAATATACCCGATACCATGCTAGGCGATAGGGAGCAGTTGGTACGGCTTCTCTTCCTGGCTCTTAACCATGTAAGGCAATCCAGCGCTTCCTTTCGTTCCCCTATTACGCTACAGCTGCAACTTACCCAATTGCGCTACAAAAAGAGAGAACCGCTTGAAGCGGATGGAGATCCTGATTGTATCTCTTTTCCTGCGTTGGCGCTAATATTGTGTGTTGGAGAAAAAAGCATGCCTACCCTACAAGCAGTATATGACGTAGAAGACGCTTCCACTACCCAACCAATGGATCCTTTTGTATCTCCGCAAATGGTAAACCTTCGCAAAGAAAATTTAGCATCGATTGTGCATGCGCACTATGGGCTTCTGTTGTTGCCGCATGCAGAACAATTGGTCTGCCTACTCCCGCTGGATGTGTCCCAAGTAAGAGAGGAGATGCTAGCACTTTCCTTACCGAGGGAAGCGGGTACGCAGGAGGAAGACTCTATTACGCCCCATGAAAAGACTGCATCATTAGCAAGATTGTCGTCGTTTCATGATTGGATTCCTTCCTTTGAAAGTATAGATCCTTTCCTTATTGCAGAGATATTGCTTTTACTGCGGCGTTGCTATGGATTTAAACGGCATGCATCGGGTCAGCTTTTTTATGTACGTGCCGTAGGGATTGCTGAGTGGGTAGCTGCCTGGACAGATGGCCATGCTAAACTGGTTTATGCGACGCTACTGTATGATTTGGTCCGCTATACCCGCTTGCCGCTTTCCTATATCAAAGCCAATTACCACCTAATCGTTTACTGCTTTGTAGAAAATACAATCGCTATCGATAGCCGGAAGCGTTTAGAGGAATCGCTGCTGGCTATTGCCAACCGCTTGAAGGAATCCTTGCAAAAAGAGCATATTTCTGTACTCTATGTGAAGCTGGCAGAGCGGCTATACGATTTAAAACAGGCTTCCGGATACAAAGATCCTACCATTGTACAAGCCATGGCCAAAGAAAGTTTAACCATTGACGTGGAGCTGGCCCAGCGCTATGGAGAACCAGGTATGGCTATTCTTTTGAAGCACGCAGCTGAGGAAGCATTGGCTGGTGCTAAGCCTACAGAACCTGAAGAAGGGATGAATCCTTGA
- a CDS encoding sodium:solute symporter family transporter, with amino-acid sequence MTLCNNLPLVMVMAFLLLTLVVGLYYSRKVTTFREYAVGNKQFATATLIATTLATGIGAPALVSVVEEIHSQGLCWVIVMPLSAFSYWLIRPLAFRMGPFMQHFSIAETLGNVYGSSLRIITALICILASITYIALQIKIMSMAIGTCINNMDIYYTKYTIIGATSVLIFYAVCGGIRSVTFTDILQFVTFTSVIPFLAWFMFVKTDKSIFDIIPILQCQPKFHISSVFTWSSQPIAMISLLLTCFFSAVEPPIMQRVYMASSPAQAKKVFGYCTVFSFIICIFIVLIGIFTFVGSPQLRTERIWQHVMQQIPFAFKGFIAISLLAMAMSTADSNLNSCSVMLSHDILGPIQKRTGIVFSLSPLWIARLTVLLVGISAMIVVFHYDNVYALMLLAIDWYIPMVLAPYILAIFGFRGTSHTAIIGICMGAFTILVWNRLIIPKTGIEGSFFCMLANGLAMLAAHYLLPQPAGTGWVPPDKIYQQRQQEKARIKRRSKQERAIFFTKENLAKLKPNAITLVLVGIYLIVSSLVSSCYYNAQTKTVWACIPFFMLGVGYIGYVAFFANKIPDGAIGKYWFISVLVGFPLHLLFSCFLCKTLLVPFILFFTHGTVLLWTLPFYWSLRGLAITAGGMLVVICCCKATVVWPPIILLLPILPFGLLFLVGNVWAKNSIVQKESRNLYFLQKQATQEAYELKKLAYSEELPTASPQNTLAQEGTILEKAIQNVTQSIAFVDSTTPFLKEDFQSIIDKFAEWAYYLKQRAKRQDQLLLQPTAIPLEALIDAGEVAYQKEKGCLPGLWVEEFVNMPATMLGDREQLVRLLFLALNHVRQSSASFRSPITLQLQPTQLRYKKREPLEADGDPDCISFPALALVVHTENKQIPLPILQTIYDVEGPAVTQPVVSALSPQKVNLHKEKLASIVYAHYGLLLWPHAEQLVCLLPLDVSQVREEMLALSLPREAGTQEEASITPHEKTASLARLSSFHDWIPSFESIDPFLIAEILLLLRRCYGFKRHASGQLFYVRAVGIAEWVAAWTDGHAKLVYATLLYDLVRYTRLPLSYIKANYHLIVYCFVENTIAIDSRKRLEESLLAITNRLKESLQKEHISVLYVKLAERLYDLKQASGYKDPTIVQAMAKESLTIDVELAQRYGEPGMAILLKQAAEEVLAGNKPTEPEGGMKP; translated from the coding sequence ATGACACTATGCAATAATTTACCCCTTGTAATGGTAATGGCTTTTCTGCTACTGACCTTAGTAGTAGGATTGTATTACAGTAGGAAAGTAACCACTTTTCGAGAATATGCGGTAGGAAATAAGCAATTTGCTACGGCTACATTGATAGCGACCACATTGGCCACTGGTATAGGAGCTCCAGCATTAGTTTCCGTTGTAGAAGAGATCCATAGCCAAGGATTATGTTGGGTTATTGTGATGCCACTTTCTGCTTTTAGTTACTGGTTGATTAGGCCATTGGCATTTCGTATGGGACCATTTATGCAACATTTTTCTATAGCAGAAACATTAGGTAATGTGTATGGTAGTAGTTTGCGGATTATTACAGCTTTGATCTGTATCTTGGCTTCTATTACTTATATCGCATTACAAATTAAAATCATGTCCATGGCTATTGGTACATGTATAAATAACATGGATATTTATTATACCAAGTATACTATTATAGGAGCTACTTCTGTACTTATTTTTTATGCAGTATGTGGTGGTATTCGATCTGTTACCTTTACAGATATATTACAATTTGTCACTTTTACCAGTGTAATTCCTTTTTTAGCATGGTTTATGTTTGTAAAAACTGATAAATCAATATTTGATATTATTCCTATTTTGCAGTGTCAACCAAAATTTCACATTAGTAGTGTGTTTACTTGGAGTAGCCAGCCCATAGCAATGATTTCATTGCTTTTAACTTGCTTCTTTTCTGCTGTTGAGCCACCTATTATGCAAAGAGTATATATGGCTTCTAGTCCTGCTCAAGCGAAAAAAGTATTTGGTTATTGTACTGTTTTCAGTTTTATTATATGCATCTTTATTGTTTTAATTGGTATTTTTACTTTTGTAGGTTCTCCTCAGTTACGAACTGAAAGAATTTGGCAGCATGTTATGCAACAGATCCCCTTTGCTTTTAAAGGGTTTATAGCCATTAGCTTATTAGCCATGGCTATGTCTACAGCTGATTCTAATCTTAATAGCTGTTCGGTTATGCTTAGCCATGATATCTTAGGGCCTATACAAAAAAGAACAGGTATAGTATTTTCTTTAAGTCCACTTTGGATTGCCAGATTAACAGTACTATTAGTAGGAATTTCTGCTATGATTGTAGTCTTTCATTATGATAATGTATATGCATTAATGCTACTGGCAATAGATTGGTACATACCAATGGTACTTGCCCCTTATATTTTAGCCATTTTTGGGTTTCGCGGAACATCTCATACTGCTATCATTGGTATATGCATGGGTGCGTTCACTATTCTAGTTTGGAATCGATTAATTATACCTAAAACTGGTATAGAAGGTTCTTTTTTTTGCATGCTAGCCAACGGCTTAGCCATGCTAGCTGCCCATTACCTACTGCCCCAGCCAGCAGGAACTGGCTGGGTGCCTCCTGATAAGATCTACCAACAAAGACAGCAAGAAAAAGCAAGAATCAAAAGGCGTAGTAAACAAGAACGTGCCATTTTTTTTACAAAAGAAAATTTAGCCAAGCTGAAACCCAATGCCATTACATTGGTATTAGTAGGGATTTACTTAATTGTATCTAGCTTAGTTAGCAGCTGTTATTACAACGCGCAAACAAAGACAGTATGGGCATGTATTCCCTTTTTTATGTTAGGGGTTGGGTATATAGGCTATGTAGCCTTCTTTGCTAACAAAATCCCAGATGGGGCAATAGGAAAATATTGGTTTATAAGTGTATTAGTTGGATTCCCGCTCCATCTTCTCTTTAGCTGCTTCCTATGCAAAACACTTTTGGTTCCCTTTATTTTATTTTTTACCCATGGAACAGTTCTATTATGGACACTTCCGTTCTATTGGAGCCTAAGAGGGCTAGCTATTACGGCAGGGGGTATGCTAGTAGTTATTTGCTGTTGTAAAGCAACGGTAGTATGGCCTCCTATTATACTATTATTGCCCATACTACCATTTGGTTTGCTGTTTTTGGTGGGTAATGTTTGGGCAAAAAACAGTATTGTACAAAAGGAATCCCGTAATCTTTATTTCCTGCAGAAACAAGCTACACAAGAAGCCTATGAACTAAAAAAATTAGCCTATAGTGAAGAACTCCCTACTGCTTCTCCCCAAAATACCTTAGCCCAAGAGGGAACTATTTTAGAAAAAGCCATCCAAAATGTTACGCAATCTATTGCCTTTGTAGATAGTACCACTCCCTTCCTTAAGGAAGACTTCCAAAGCATCATCGATAAATTTGCAGAATGGGCCTACTATTTAAAGCAGCGGGCCAAACGCCAGGACCAGCTTCTTTTACAACCGACTGCTATCCCATTAGAAGCGCTTATCGATGCAGGAGAGGTAGCCTACCAAAAAGAAAAAGGTTGCTTACCTGGTTTATGGGTAGAGGAATTCGTAAATATGCCCGCTACGATGCTAGGCGATAGGGAGCAGTTGGTACGGCTTCTCTTCCTGGCTCTTAACCATGTAAGGCAATCCAGCGCTTCCTTTCGTTCCCCTATTACGCTACAGCTGCAGCCTACCCAACTGCGCTACAAAAAGAGAGAACCGCTTGAAGCGGATGGAGATCCTGATTGTATCTCTTTTCCTGCGTTGGCGTTGGTAGTACATACAGAAAATAAACAGATCCCCCTGCCTATCTTACAAACCATATATGACGTGGAAGGTCCTGCCGTTACCCAACCGGTGGTTTCTGCCCTATCTCCGCAAAAGGTAAACCTACACAAAGAAAAGTTAGCATCGATTGTGTATGCGCACTATGGGCTTTTGCTATGGCCCCATGCAGAGCAGCTGGTCTGCCTACTCCCGCTGGATGTGTCCCAAGTAAGAGAGGAAATGCTAGCGCTTTCCTTGCCAAGGGAAGCGGGTACGCAGGAGGAAGCCTCTATTACGCCCCATGAAAAGACCGCATCGTTAGCAAGATTGTCGTCGTTTCATGATTGGATTCCTTCCTTTGAAAGTATAGATCCTTTCCTTATTGCAGAGATACTGCTCTTATTAAGGCGCTGCTATGGATTTAAACGGCATGCATCGGGGCAGCTTTTTTATGTACGTGCCGTAGGAATTGCTGAGTGGGTAGCTGCCTGGACAGATGGCCATGCTAAACTGGTTTATGCGACGCTACTGTATGATTTGGTCCGCTATACCCGCTTGCCGCTTTCCTATATCAAAGCCAATTATCATCTAATCGTTTACTGTTTTGTAGAAAATACAATTGCTATCGATAGCCGGAAGCGTTTAGAGGAATCGCTGCTGGCTATTACCAACCGCTTGAAGGAATCCTTGCAAAAAGAACATATTTCTGTACTCTATGTGAAGCTGGCAGAGCGGCTATACGATTTAAAACAGGCTTCCGGTTACAAAGATCCTACCATTGTACAAGCCATGGCCAAAGAAAGTTTAACCATCGATGTGGAGCTGGCCCAGCGCTATGGAGAACCAGGCATGGCGATCCTCTTGAAGCAGGCAGCGGAGGAAGTATTGGCTGGTAATAAGCCTACAGAACCTGAAGGAGGGATGAAGCCTTGA